The following are encoded together in the Prionailurus viverrinus isolate Anna chromosome B3, UM_Priviv_1.0, whole genome shotgun sequence genome:
- the CEBPE gene encoding CCAAT/enhancer-binding protein epsilon isoform X1, which translates to MSHGTYYECEPRAGQQPLEFSGGRAGPGELGDMCEHEASIDLSAYIESGEEQLLSDLFTVKPAPEARGLKGPGTPAFPHYLPPDPRPFAYPPHTFGPDRKALGPGIYSSPGSYDPRAVAVKEEPRGPEGSRGASRGGYNPLQYQVAHCGQTAMHLPPALAAPSQPLRVLKAPVAAAAPPCSPLLKAPSPAGPSHKGKKAVNKDSLEYRLRRERNNIAVRKSRDKAKRRILETQQKVLEYMAENERLRSRVEQLTQELDTLRNLFRQIPEAANLIKGVGGCS; encoded by the exons ATGTCCCACGGGACCTACTACGAGTGTGAGCCCCGGGCTGGCCAGCAGCCACTCGAGTTCTCAGGGGGCAGAGCGGGGCCTGGAGAGCTGGGGGACATGTGTGAGCATGAGGCCTCCATCGACCTCTCCGCCTACATCGAGTCTGGGGAGGAACAGCTCCTCTCTGACCTCTTCACTGTGAAGCCAGCACCTGAGGCCAGAGGGCTTAAGGGACCTGGaacccctgccttcccccactaCCTGCCGCCTGACCCACGGCCCTTCGCCTACCCGCCACATACCTTCGGCCCTGACAGGAAGGCACTGGGGCCTGGCATCTACAGCAGCCCAGGGAGCTACGACCCCAGGGCTGTGGCCGTGAAGGAGGAGCCCCGGGGACCAGAGGGCAGCCGAGGGGCCAGCCGTGGTGGCTACAATCCTCTGCAGTACCAAGTAGCACACTGTGGGCAGACGGCCATgcacctgcccccagccctggcagcGCCCAGCCAGCCCCTGCGCGTCCTCAAG GCCCCTGTGGCCGCTGCCGCAcccccctgcagccccctcctCAAGGCGCCGTCCCCAGCTGGCCCCTCACACAAAGGCAAGAAGGCGGTGAACAAGGACAGCCTGGAGTACCGGCTTCGGCGGGAGCGGAACAACATTGCTGTGCGCAAGAGCAGGGACAAGGCCAAGAGGCGCATCCTGGAGACGCAACAGAAGGTGCTGGAGTACATGGCAGAGAACGAGCGCCTCCGCAGCCGCGTGGAGCAGCTGACCCAGGAGCTGGACACCCTCCGAAACCTCTTCCGCCAGATCCCCGAGGCTGCCAACCTCATCAAGGGCGTGGGGGGCTGCAGCTGA
- the CEBPE gene encoding CCAAT/enhancer-binding protein epsilon isoform X2, whose amino-acid sequence MSHGTYYECEPRAGQQPLEFSGGRAGPGELGDMCEHEASIDLSAYIESGEEQLLSDLFTVKPAPEARGLKGPGTPAFPHYLPPDPRPFAYPPHTFGPDRKALGPGIYSSPGSYDPRAVAVKEEPRGPEGSRGASRGGYNPLQYQVAHCGQTAMHLPPALAAPSQPLRVLKKRKHLLVLGLETRERLKESVLRPCGNMKGSFGQSGGPSACGRAVAVLTESQKLALDPVSL is encoded by the exons ATGTCCCACGGGACCTACTACGAGTGTGAGCCCCGGGCTGGCCAGCAGCCACTCGAGTTCTCAGGGGGCAGAGCGGGGCCTGGAGAGCTGGGGGACATGTGTGAGCATGAGGCCTCCATCGACCTCTCCGCCTACATCGAGTCTGGGGAGGAACAGCTCCTCTCTGACCTCTTCACTGTGAAGCCAGCACCTGAGGCCAGAGGGCTTAAGGGACCTGGaacccctgccttcccccactaCCTGCCGCCTGACCCACGGCCCTTCGCCTACCCGCCACATACCTTCGGCCCTGACAGGAAGGCACTGGGGCCTGGCATCTACAGCAGCCCAGGGAGCTACGACCCCAGGGCTGTGGCCGTGAAGGAGGAGCCCCGGGGACCAGAGGGCAGCCGAGGGGCCAGCCGTGGTGGCTACAATCCTCTGCAGTACCAAGTAGCACACTGTGGGCAGACGGCCATgcacctgcccccagccctggcagcGCCCAGCCAGCCCCTGCGCGTCCTCAAG AAGAGAAAACACCTACTGGTCTTAGGACTAGAGACTCGAGAGAGACTGAAGGAAAGTGTCCTCAGACCCTGTGGGAACATGAAAGGAAGTTTTGGTCAGAGCGGGGGACCCTCTGCATGCGGCAGGGCAGTGGCTGTTCTCACTGAGAGCCAAAAGCTGGCTCTGGATCCCGTATCTCTTTGA